A single Bifidobacterium asteroides DNA region contains:
- a CDS encoding regulatory protein RecX — translation MISAEDFLKENPVRLAQTGDPADSSTESDDSRSDQLQPDSAGAPAPAESVSVLDPALEQKDDSFKEDSRLVQSPVLGLGHGARFGGSLEDADSAANADMGDESLAGRHSRGRRSARGSDRRTRRRGRRPRAGGFGGGSAPAAPRADADDADACREAALTLLDAAARSSGALARRLVDKGFDTNVVDQVIDRLTKLGLVDDQAYAQDLLRSCLHRTMGERGVLSEMTRKGLDRGLAAQVVAQASREGLFVDSAYELGRKVARKTAGLDLKVRKRRFWSAGSRKGHSPGLLNQVAADLFVSDDPLD, via the coding sequence ATGATCTCGGCCGAGGACTTCCTCAAGGAAAATCCTGTCCGACTGGCGCAGACCGGGGATCCTGCCGACTCCAGCACAGAGTCGGACGATTCTCGGTCGGACCAGTTGCAGCCAGACTCTGCGGGTGCGCCTGCTCCAGCAGAGTCGGTGTCAGTCCTTGATCCTGCCCTTGAGCAGAAGGATGACAGCTTCAAGGAGGACAGCCGCCTGGTGCAGTCTCCTGTCCTGGGTCTTGGGCATGGCGCCCGATTCGGAGGCAGTCTGGAAGATGCAGACAGTGCTGCCAATGCTGATATGGGTGACGAATCCCTGGCAGGTCGCCATTCTCGTGGTCGCCGTTCTGCTCGTGGTTCCGATAGAAGAACCCGCCGTCGTGGCCGTCGCCCACGTGCCGGCGGCTTTGGCGGCGGGTCCGCGCCTGCAGCTCCGCGAGCAGATGCCGATGATGCGGATGCTTGCCGGGAGGCTGCTCTGACCCTGCTGGATGCGGCGGCTCGTTCGAGTGGAGCTCTGGCCCGCCGTCTGGTTGACAAGGGGTTTGACACAAACGTGGTCGATCAGGTGATCGACCGGCTGACCAAGTTGGGTCTGGTGGATGACCAGGCCTATGCCCAGGATCTTCTGCGTTCCTGTCTGCATCGCACCATGGGGGAGCGCGGTGTTCTCTCGGAGATGACCCGCAAGGGTTTGGATCGGGGACTGGCTGCGCAGGTGGTGGCACAGGCCTCTCGTGAGGGACTCTTCGTCGACTCCGCCTACGAGCTCGGTCGCAAGGTGGCCCGCAAGACAGCCGGACTTGATCTCAAGGTGCGTAAACGGCGATTCTGGAGTGCTGGATCGCGCAAGGGCCACTCTCCCGGCCTCCTCAACCAGGTGGCAGCAGACCTTTTCGTTTCTGACGACCCTCTCGATTGA
- the hpf gene encoding ribosome hibernation-promoting factor, HPF/YfiA family, with protein MEIVITGRHTQIKQRFRDVVDSKMNRVTAIAPDAQRIQVVLTHEGNPRQADSAKRVELTVQAGKTVIRAEASSADEFSALDMALDKLTQRLRRVRDRRKDHRRGLEHPPLPADLPVDDQTGDEGDQGDQGQESNPDNSAQSAVASDLAPGQSVEVQVGDTPIVIRRKLHIAEPMSIDEALYEMELIGHDFFLFVNKETQRPSVVYRRHGWSYGVFEIDTPEHVGQKK; from the coding sequence ATGGAGATCGTCATTACCGGTCGACATACCCAAATCAAGCAGCGGTTCCGCGATGTTGTGGACAGCAAGATGAACAGGGTGACGGCCATCGCCCCCGATGCCCAGCGCATCCAGGTCGTTCTGACACATGAAGGCAATCCCCGCCAGGCTGACAGCGCCAAGAGGGTGGAGCTCACGGTCCAGGCCGGCAAGACCGTGATCCGCGCCGAGGCCTCCAGCGCCGACGAGTTCAGCGCACTGGACATGGCCCTGGACAAGCTGACCCAGCGTCTGCGCCGGGTCCGCGACCGCCGCAAGGACCACCGCCGGGGACTTGAGCATCCGCCCCTGCCCGCCGACCTGCCCGTGGATGATCAGACAGGCGATGAGGGCGACCAGGGAGACCAGGGCCAGGAGTCCAACCCCGACAACAGCGCCCAGAGCGCCGTGGCCTCGGACCTGGCTCCGGGCCAGTCGGTCGAGGTGCAGGTGGGGGACACCCCCATCGTCATCCGCCGCAAGCTGCACATCGCCGAGCCCATGAGCATCGACGAGGCCCTCTACGAGATGGAGCTGATCGGCCACGACTTCTTCCTCTTCGTCAACAAGGAGACCCAGCGGCCGTCGGTGGTCTATCGTCGGCACGGATGGAGCTACGGCGTCTTCGAGATCGATACGCCTGAGCATGTAGGCCAGAAGAAGTAA
- the secA gene encoding preprotein translocase subunit SecA, with amino-acid sequence MVAVLDKVLRMGEGRQIRKLQGVAKATNAFEDQISAMSDEELKAQTPKFKQRLENGESLDSLMPEAFATVREVSKRTLGQRHFDVQLMGGAALHWGNIAEMKTGEGKTLVATLPSYLNALEGKGVHVVTVNDYLASYQSELMGRIFRFLGMSVGCIITDQRPNERRKQYQADITYGTNNEFGFDYLRDNMAWDKDELVQRGHHFAIVDEVDSILIDEARTPLIISGPAEGDVTRWYRQFAKLVPKLTRDEDYEVDEKKKVVGILDPGITKVEDYLGIDNLYEPANTALIGYLNNAIKAKELFLRDRDYVVQNGEVLIVDEHTGRLLKGRRYNEGLHQAIEAKEGVEVKAENQTFATITLQNYFRMYDKLAGMTGTAETEAAEFMNTYKLGVLPIPTNKPMIRKDQDDLIYRSKKEKLAAIVRDVAKRHAKGQPILLGTASVESSEVVSSLLDVAGIDHQVLNAKQHAREAAVVAVAGRKGAVTVATNMAGRGTDIMLGGNVEFLADQKLKEQGYSPDDTPEEYEKRWPKMLDSVKEQVKDEHEEVVKLGGLYVLGTERHESRRIDNQLRGRSGRQGDPGESRFYLSLEDDLMRLFNTQLVARMMSSKSLPEGQPIGTKSVSKGVRNAQKSVESRNYEIRKNVLKYDDVMNKQRQVIYGERQAVLKGEDIHQDILRFIRETVTSYIHGAQNGSDKPQEWDADGLWKALASVYPISLDQDETMDSLEGLKGDKAVKALADKIVEDAESIYQDREDELGEKGSRQLERQVVLSVLDSKWREHLYEMDYLKDGIGLRGMGQRDPLVEYQREGYQMYNSMIDAIKEQTVQLLFNVDLKQIAASQENERRAREEREENEGSQSEEVNYQAPEEPDAEDETTDIDETAEERDEDAPAGSVQEDSDEDAADAQSGLSTSAEDSEAPDASTPAPVGPAPISHAEGKVPANKRPKAVEDHSPWADGRTFPGTPRNAPCPCGSGRKYKMCHGQNEKK; translated from the coding sequence GTGGTAGCAGTCTTGGACAAGGTCCTCCGTATGGGCGAGGGTCGTCAGATTCGCAAGCTTCAGGGGGTGGCCAAGGCGACCAACGCCTTCGAGGATCAGATCTCGGCCATGAGCGATGAGGAGCTCAAGGCGCAGACGCCCAAGTTCAAGCAGCGACTGGAGAACGGCGAATCCCTCGATTCCCTGATGCCCGAAGCCTTCGCCACGGTTCGCGAGGTTTCCAAGCGCACCCTGGGCCAGCGGCACTTCGACGTCCAGCTGATGGGCGGCGCGGCCCTGCACTGGGGCAACATCGCCGAGATGAAGACCGGCGAGGGCAAGACCCTGGTGGCCACCCTGCCCAGCTATCTGAATGCCCTGGAGGGCAAGGGCGTGCACGTGGTCACGGTCAACGACTACCTGGCCTCCTACCAGAGCGAGCTCATGGGGCGCATCTTCCGCTTCCTGGGCATGAGCGTGGGCTGCATCATCACCGACCAGCGCCCCAACGAGCGCCGCAAGCAGTACCAGGCGGACATCACCTACGGCACCAACAACGAATTCGGCTTCGACTACCTGCGCGACAACATGGCCTGGGACAAGGACGAGCTGGTCCAGCGCGGCCACCATTTCGCCATCGTGGACGAGGTCGACTCCATCCTGATCGACGAGGCGCGTACTCCTCTGATCATCTCCGGACCCGCCGAGGGCGATGTGACCCGATGGTACCGGCAGTTCGCCAAGCTGGTCCCCAAGCTCACCAGGGACGAGGACTACGAGGTCGACGAGAAGAAGAAGGTCGTCGGCATTCTGGACCCCGGCATCACCAAGGTCGAGGACTACCTGGGCATCGACAACCTCTACGAGCCAGCCAACACCGCCCTGATCGGGTACCTGAACAACGCCATCAAGGCCAAGGAGCTCTTCCTGCGCGACCGCGACTACGTGGTCCAGAACGGCGAGGTCCTGATCGTGGACGAGCACACCGGCCGTCTGCTCAAGGGCCGCCGCTACAACGAGGGCCTCCACCAGGCCATCGAGGCCAAGGAGGGCGTGGAGGTCAAGGCCGAGAACCAGACCTTCGCCACCATCACCCTGCAGAACTACTTCCGCATGTACGACAAGCTGGCGGGCATGACCGGAACGGCCGAGACCGAGGCCGCCGAGTTCATGAACACCTACAAGCTGGGCGTGCTGCCCATCCCCACCAACAAACCCATGATCCGCAAGGATCAGGACGATCTGATCTACCGCTCCAAGAAGGAGAAGCTGGCCGCCATCGTCCGGGACGTAGCCAAGCGGCATGCCAAGGGCCAGCCCATCCTGCTGGGCACCGCATCCGTCGAGTCCTCCGAGGTGGTCTCCTCCCTGCTGGACGTGGCCGGCATCGACCACCAGGTGCTCAACGCCAAGCAGCATGCGCGCGAGGCTGCGGTCGTAGCCGTGGCAGGGCGCAAGGGCGCCGTGACCGTGGCCACCAACATGGCCGGGCGCGGCACCGACATCATGCTGGGCGGGAACGTGGAGTTCCTCGCCGATCAGAAGCTCAAGGAGCAGGGCTACTCGCCCGACGACACCCCTGAGGAGTATGAGAAGCGCTGGCCCAAGATGCTGGATTCCGTCAAGGAACAGGTCAAGGATGAGCATGAGGAGGTCGTCAAGCTGGGCGGCCTCTACGTGCTGGGCACCGAACGGCACGAGTCCCGCCGCATCGACAACCAGCTGCGCGGCCGTTCCGGCCGTCAGGGCGACCCTGGTGAGTCCAGGTTCTACCTGAGCCTGGAGGATGACCTCATGCGCCTGTTCAACACCCAGCTGGTGGCTCGAATGATGTCCTCCAAGAGCCTGCCCGAAGGTCAACCCATCGGCACCAAGAGCGTCTCCAAGGGTGTGCGCAATGCGCAGAAGTCCGTTGAATCCCGCAACTACGAGATCCGCAAGAACGTGCTCAAGTACGACGATGTGATGAACAAGCAGCGTCAGGTCATCTACGGCGAGCGTCAGGCCGTGCTCAAGGGCGAGGACATCCACCAGGACATCCTCCGCTTCATCCGTGAGACCGTGACTTCATACATCCATGGGGCGCAGAACGGCTCGGACAAGCCTCAGGAATGGGATGCCGACGGGCTCTGGAAGGCGCTGGCCTCCGTCTATCCGATCAGTCTTGACCAGGACGAGACCATGGACTCCCTGGAGGGTCTGAAGGGTGACAAGGCCGTCAAGGCCCTGGCGGACAAGATCGTGGAGGATGCCGAGTCCATCTATCAGGATCGCGAGGATGAACTGGGCGAGAAGGGCTCAAGGCAGCTGGAGCGCCAGGTGGTCCTCTCCGTCCTGGACAGCAAGTGGCGTGAGCACCTCTATGAGATGGACTACCTCAAGGACGGCATCGGCCTGCGCGGCATGGGTCAGCGCGACCCCCTGGTCGAGTACCAGCGCGAGGGCTACCAGATGTACAACTCCATGATCGACGCCATCAAGGAGCAGACCGTACAGCTGCTCTTCAACGTGGACCTCAAGCAGATCGCGGCCAGCCAGGAGAACGAGCGGCGGGCCCGCGAAGAGCGCGAAGAAAACGAGGGGAGCCAGTCCGAGGAAGTCAACTACCAGGCGCCTGAAGAGCCTGATGCCGAGGATGAGACCACCGACATCGACGAGACGGCCGAGGAGCGTGATGAAGATGCCCCGGCAGGCAGCGTACAGGAGGACTCAGACGAGGATGCCGCTGACGCGCAGTCGGGTCTGAGCACGTCCGCCGAGGACTCGGAGGCTCCCGACGCTTCGACCCCGGCTCCCGTCGGGCCTGCGCCCATCAGCCATGCCGAGGGCAAGGTTCCTGCCAATAAGCGGCCCAAGGCCGTGGAGGATCACTCGCCTTGGGCCGATGGCCGCACCTTCCCGGGCACACCCCGTAACGCCCCTTGCCCCTGCGGCTCCGGACGCAAGTACAAGATGTGCCACGGTCAGAACGAGAAGAAATGA
- the trpD gene encoding anthranilate phosphoribosyltransferase, producing MRPLSWKSVLNSLVSGRHLSADEAEWCMNDLMDGNADPVQVGAALSMQSTLGLTSPEVEGAAKAMVGHAVPLKVRGDVTDIVGTGGDGAATVNLSTMGAIVAAAAGVRIVKHGNRAASSKSGTADCLEQLGLPLDLPPQEVAAMADRYGITFVFAKTFHPAMRFAGPVRSSLGIPTVFNLLGPLTNPVNPRYVAIGCAQRQLSPMMAQVYASRGQEGMVYTSIEGLDEMAPTGPVSIWEIHQGKVEERSFDPTRELGLDPVDLDDLRGGDPAFNASVVRDFLAGKSVPSRSTALLNAASAIVADGTQIDAGPEADLNVRFAQAYQLATEVVDQGRAADLLAAWIHGAQEAQSRCQQENRASRQVLV from the coding sequence ATGCGGCCACTTAGCTGGAAATCCGTCCTGAACTCCTTGGTGTCCGGTCGACACCTGAGCGCGGATGAGGCCGAGTGGTGCATGAACGACCTGATGGACGGCAATGCCGACCCGGTGCAGGTGGGCGCCGCCCTGTCCATGCAGTCCACCCTGGGGCTGACCAGCCCTGAGGTCGAAGGGGCCGCCAAGGCCATGGTGGGCCATGCTGTGCCGCTGAAGGTCAGGGGTGACGTGACCGACATCGTCGGCACCGGCGGCGATGGGGCAGCGACGGTCAACCTGTCGACCATGGGCGCCATCGTGGCTGCCGCAGCAGGGGTCAGAATCGTCAAGCATGGCAACCGGGCCGCGTCCAGCAAGAGCGGCACCGCCGACTGCCTGGAGCAGCTGGGCCTGCCCTTGGATCTGCCGCCGCAGGAGGTGGCTGCCATGGCTGACCGCTACGGCATCACCTTCGTCTTCGCCAAGACCTTCCACCCTGCCATGCGGTTTGCCGGGCCTGTTCGCTCGTCGCTAGGGATTCCGACCGTCTTCAACCTCCTGGGACCCCTGACCAATCCGGTCAACCCCCGCTATGTGGCCATCGGATGCGCGCAACGTCAGCTGAGCCCCATGATGGCCCAGGTCTATGCCTCACGCGGCCAGGAGGGCATGGTCTACACCTCGATCGAGGGCCTGGACGAGATGGCCCCGACCGGTCCGGTCTCCATCTGGGAGATCCACCAGGGCAAGGTGGAGGAACGCTCCTTCGACCCGACTCGTGAACTGGGCCTCGACCCGGTGGATTTGGACGACCTGCGCGGCGGCGATCCCGCCTTCAACGCCAGCGTCGTCAGGGACTTCCTGGCTGGAAAGTCGGTTCCTTCGCGTTCCACGGCCCTGCTCAATGCGGCCTCGGCCATCGTGGCTGACGGCACGCAGATTGACGCCGGTCCCGAGGCCGACCTGAACGTGCGGTTTGCCCAGGCCTATCAACTGGCTACCGAGGTTGTGGACCAGGGCAGGGCCGCCGACCTGCTGGCAGCCTGGATCCACGGAGCCCAGGAAGCGCAGTCCCGCTGCCAGCAAGAGAATCGGGCATCCCGTCAGGTCTTGGTCTAG
- a CDS encoding lysophospholipid acyltransferase family protein: MLYWFFVKLLGPLARTWFKPTVEGTENIPKQGAAIIASNHLAVIDDALLPITCPRMIHFMGKAEYFNGKGIKGKFKKWWFSSVGVFPVDRSGGSKSLGAMETARSILEHGHIFGIHPEGTRSPDGRLYRGHTGAARLAFETGTTVVPAAIIGTRQLQEPGHVIPHKGRTKVIYGKPITVPCVPVNSLTHEEIRNLTDRIMQEIQEMSGQRYVDVYAQVIKAHENHENSQELD, translated from the coding sequence GTGCTGTACTGGTTCTTCGTCAAACTGCTCGGTCCGTTGGCGCGTACCTGGTTCAAACCGACCGTTGAAGGCACGGAGAACATTCCCAAGCAGGGGGCTGCCATCATCGCCTCCAACCATCTGGCCGTCATCGACGACGCCCTCCTGCCCATCACCTGCCCTCGGATGATCCACTTCATGGGCAAGGCCGAGTATTTCAACGGCAAGGGGATAAAGGGCAAGTTCAAGAAGTGGTGGTTCAGCTCGGTCGGTGTCTTTCCCGTGGACAGGTCAGGCGGCTCCAAGTCGCTGGGCGCCATGGAAACGGCTCGTTCCATCCTTGAGCACGGGCACATCTTCGGCATCCATCCCGAGGGCACGCGCAGCCCTGACGGCAGGCTTTACCGGGGGCATACCGGGGCGGCGCGGCTGGCCTTCGAGACCGGGACGACGGTGGTGCCAGCAGCCATCATCGGCACCAGGCAGCTTCAGGAGCCCGGCCATGTGATTCCTCATAAGGGCAGAACCAAGGTCATCTATGGCAAGCCCATCACGGTGCCCTGCGTTCCGGTCAACAGCCTCACCCATGAGGAGATCCGCAACCTGACCGACCGGATCATGCAGGAGATCCAGGAGATGAGCGGGCAACGCTACGTGGACGTGTATGCCCAGGTCATCAAGGCGCATGAAAACCACGAGAACAGTCAGGAGCTGGACTGA
- a CDS encoding Stk1 family PASTA domain-containing Ser/Thr kinase — protein MSEADERTSDRIIDGRYRILREIAQGGMATVYEALDQRLSRHVAVKIMHTMLAQGPHRAQFEERFRREARSAAAIANPHIVQVYDTGVDQGLDYLVMEYVHGISLRRDMARQGVYPLKETLRILGEILDGLASAHRAGVIHRDIKPENILINDRGHVEITDFGLARAAAQATLSSTGMLMGTAAYLAPETIENNEASPQSDLYAVGIIAYEMLTGTVPFASDNPVTIVFKHVHEDVPSLARVCPGIDPSVAALVSEMTDRSPEHRPDDAGKALESLRKVVKGLDRQAMDYVLPAGAAAAAASGQPESAIAGTSERDPEATGSASQAAAAAADPENSDTVLSVPAPPETDAEAATRRYRLNDVDTPSRAETTTVLQPQDPTASSADAKIMQPGAEAAQPKPRHRGLIIVLVVLLVLALAGGGGGAWWYFLGPGSYVALPKPDDVSCSENQECKVVGADFAKYARTLKVAGIQVDTAYDFSDQVAKGAVMAADPDTVGAHISKRGGRLKLTVSKGVRQATVPKDILTPETPNGKDPVQALKAAGFDRIDHDTSKDQYSMDIPEGAAISVDPAPGTKTRHDAKVSLVLSKGRMPVAMPDIVGKARDEAKAALEALRLKVSYSEDWSDKVPRNQVISASHQAQEQLHWGDAVNVVISKGPQSITMPDVKGKSQDEATRILEGYGLKVNISAPLGNLTHTVRIQDPNPGSQVKVLNDDGSPAVVTLTVV, from the coding sequence ATGAGTGAAGCGGACGAGAGGACCAGCGACCGGATCATCGACGGGCGCTACCGCATTCTGCGTGAGATCGCACAGGGTGGCATGGCCACGGTCTACGAGGCCCTGGACCAGCGGCTGTCCAGGCATGTGGCGGTCAAGATCATGCACACCATGCTGGCCCAGGGGCCGCACAGGGCCCAGTTCGAGGAGCGCTTCCGCCGGGAGGCCAGGTCCGCAGCCGCCATCGCCAACCCCCACATCGTCCAAGTCTACGACACGGGCGTCGATCAGGGGCTGGATTACCTGGTCATGGAGTATGTCCACGGCATCAGCCTGCGGCGGGACATGGCCCGGCAGGGCGTCTATCCCCTGAAGGAGACCCTGCGCATCCTGGGCGAGATCCTGGACGGCCTGGCCTCCGCCCACCGAGCCGGCGTCATCCACCGCGACATCAAGCCGGAAAACATCCTCATCAACGACCGCGGCCACGTGGAGATCACCGACTTCGGCCTGGCCCGCGCCGCCGCCCAGGCCACCCTGTCCTCGACGGGCATGCTCATGGGCACGGCCGCCTACCTGGCCCCCGAGACCATCGAGAACAATGAGGCCTCCCCCCAGAGCGACCTCTACGCCGTGGGGATTATCGCCTACGAGATGCTGACCGGCACGGTCCCCTTCGCCAGCGACAATCCGGTGACCATCGTCTTCAAGCACGTCCACGAGGACGTCCCCTCCCTGGCCAGGGTCTGCCCGGGAATCGACCCGTCTGTGGCCGCCCTGGTCTCCGAGATGACCGACCGCTCCCCCGAGCATCGCCCAGACGACGCAGGCAAGGCCCTGGAGAGCCTGAGGAAGGTGGTCAAGGGACTGGACCGACAGGCCATGGACTATGTGCTGCCTGCAGGGGCCGCAGCAGCCGCAGCCAGTGGACAGCCCGAGTCCGCCATCGCCGGAACCTCAGAGCGCGACCCTGAGGCGACCGGGTCGGCGAGCCAGGCGGCTGCGGCAGCCGCAGACCCGGAGAATTCGGACACGGTTCTGTCTGTGCCCGCCCCGCCCGAAACCGATGCGGAGGCAGCGACCAGACGCTATCGGCTCAACGATGTGGACACCCCCTCCCGAGCCGAGACCACGACCGTTCTGCAGCCTCAGGATCCGACAGCATCTTCCGCCGATGCGAAGATCATGCAGCCAGGCGCTGAAGCGGCTCAACCCAAGCCCCGGCATCGGGGCTTGATCATCGTGCTGGTGGTTCTGCTGGTCCTGGCCCTGGCAGGAGGCGGCGGTGGCGCCTGGTGGTACTTCCTGGGTCCGGGCAGCTATGTCGCCCTGCCCAAGCCGGATGACGTCTCCTGCTCCGAGAACCAGGAGTGCAAGGTCGTCGGCGCCGACTTCGCCAAGTACGCCCGCACACTCAAGGTCGCCGGCATCCAGGTCGACACCGCCTATGACTTCAGCGACCAGGTGGCCAAGGGAGCCGTCATGGCCGCGGATCCCGATACGGTCGGAGCCCATATCAGCAAGAGGGGCGGCAGGCTCAAATTGACCGTCTCCAAGGGGGTGCGCCAGGCCACGGTGCCCAAGGACATCCTCACGCCGGAAACACCCAATGGCAAGGATCCGGTGCAGGCCTTGAAGGCAGCCGGGTTCGACAGGATAGACCACGACACCTCCAAGGACCAGTACTCCATGGACATCCCCGAGGGAGCGGCCATTTCAGTGGATCCGGCACCAGGGACCAAGACCCGCCACGATGCCAAGGTCAGCCTGGTCCTGTCCAAGGGTCGCATGCCCGTGGCCATGCCCGATATCGTCGGCAAGGCCAGGGATGAGGCCAAGGCGGCCCTGGAAGCCCTTCGGCTCAAGGTCAGCTACAGCGAGGACTGGTCCGACAAGGTGCCACGCAACCAGGTGATCTCCGCCTCCCACCAGGCCCAGGAGCAGCTGCACTGGGGCGATGCGGTCAACGTGGTGATCTCCAAGGGGCCGCAGTCCATCACCATGCCCGACGTGAAAGGCAAGAGCCAGGACGAGGCCACCAGGATCCTGGAGGGGTACGGGCTCAAGGTCAACATCTCCGCTCCCTTGGGCAACCTGACCCACACGGTGCGCATCCAGGACCCCAATCCCGGCAGTCAGGTCAAGGTGCTCAACGATGACGGCTCGCCGGCCGTCGTGACCCTGACTGTGGTCTGA
- a CDS encoding polyprenyl synthetase family protein — MTAARVEQRMEELLQRRCDHLIAPESGPDQPLDQNPSQEALQEVILQAIEAGRGGKRLRALLLCDVWRALESEQNPDREQAVVDLACALEVYQTSALVHDDIIDGSPRRRGRPAAHLALSRSVAGNDSSGRAPAKPDARGAGLGILLGDLLASLSTDMALQAAAKLPQGAAIGRAFQAMQTAVVTGQVLDMGMEEACLDDPERLRRQALHTMAWKTASYTTLAPLALGLLASGADLEEHKESVRALGLDLGLAYQLADDLLDVTGDDRRTGKPVGGDIREGKRTVLLADTLAMADPDQAKEIRRLYSCTSQVRNKTQVNMVRDLMQSCGAVEASRRRMADLSVRAQARAQALADRLHLSTGGRTIFLEACRRFLPLATTAGYHERVSSIDAEAGQASEVQRAGQDEHE, encoded by the coding sequence GTGACTGCAGCACGGGTCGAACAGCGCATGGAGGAACTGCTCCAGCGCCGTTGCGACCATCTGATTGCTCCAGAGTCCGGACCGGACCAACCCCTGGATCAGAACCCCTCCCAGGAGGCTTTGCAGGAGGTCATCCTCCAGGCGATCGAGGCTGGCCGCGGCGGCAAACGCCTGCGCGCCCTGCTGCTCTGCGACGTCTGGCGGGCTCTGGAGTCCGAGCAGAATCCTGACCGTGAACAGGCGGTAGTGGACCTTGCCTGCGCCTTGGAGGTCTATCAGACCAGCGCGCTGGTCCACGACGACATCATCGACGGCTCCCCCCGTCGTCGGGGCCGCCCTGCCGCCCATCTGGCCCTGAGCCGGTCGGTTGCCGGAAACGATTCGAGCGGCCGGGCGCCCGCAAAACCTGATGCCCGCGGCGCCGGCCTAGGCATCCTCCTTGGCGACCTGCTGGCATCGCTGAGCACGGACATGGCCCTCCAGGCGGCTGCCAAGCTCCCTCAGGGGGCGGCCATCGGCAGGGCCTTTCAAGCCATGCAGACGGCTGTGGTCACCGGCCAGGTCCTGGACATGGGCATGGAGGAGGCCTGTCTGGACGATCCGGAACGCCTGCGCCGCCAGGCCCTGCACACCATGGCCTGGAAGACCGCCTCCTACACCACCCTGGCCCCGCTGGCTCTGGGCCTGCTGGCCTCTGGAGCAGACCTGGAAGAACATAAAGAGTCCGTGCGCGCCCTGGGTCTGGATCTGGGTCTGGCCTACCAGCTGGCGGATGATCTGCTGGATGTAACAGGCGACGACCGACGTACCGGCAAACCCGTGGGTGGCGATATCCGCGAGGGCAAGCGGACCGTCCTCCTGGCCGACACCCTGGCCATGGCCGATCCTGACCAGGCCAAGGAAATCCGCCGGCTGTACAGCTGCACCTCCCAAGTCCGCAACAAGACCCAGGTGAATATGGTCCGTGACCTGATGCAGTCCTGCGGGGCCGTAGAGGCCAGCCGTCGACGCATGGCTGACCTGTCCGTCCGAGCCCAGGCCCGAGCCCAGGCCCTGGCCGATCGTCTGCATCTGTCGACAGGGGGCCGAACCATCTTCCTAGAGGCCTGCCGACGCTTCCTGCCGCTTGCCACCACCGCCGGGTATCATGAACGTGTATCTTCCATTGATGCCGAGGCCGGTCAGGCCTCAGAGGTGCAGAGGGCCGGACAAGACGAGCATGAGTGA